In Polyodon spathula isolate WHYD16114869_AA chromosome 11, ASM1765450v1, whole genome shotgun sequence, one genomic interval encodes:
- the LOC121322729 gene encoding extracellular calcium-sensing receptor-like: MLLMAVILTALLTRADEPVCSLRGRPQLPQFSKDGDITIGGIFQLHHNLVNAKPAFKGEPEPLKCKNVKFREFQFAQTMIFATEEINNRTDILPGISLGYKIYDDCSAIPLAIRAGMALVNEQEENMYSNKSCTKPSTVHAIIGPSSSSPTIGIATTIRAFHIPVISHFATCECLSNRNKYPSFFRTIPSDYYQSRALAQLVKHFGWTWFGTIRSNNDYGNSGMATFVKAARQEGVCIEYSEAIYRTDPREKILKAVDVIKKGTAKVIVAFLSQGEMAVLLQEMLLQNVTGFQWIGSEAWISDKNLAAGESYRVLGGALGFTVTNAVITGLEEFLLNVRPSDTPGNSGFKDFWETVFSCTLTTQENTSPVNPCTGSENLAEIKNEYTDVTDLGNANDVYEAVYAVAHSLHNLFTCKTDQGPFAGKTCANKKKIEPWQVVHYLKTVNFTTKNGDSVYFDENGDPTARYALVNWQLNKQSMTKFVTVGLYDASLLEGQQFIMNNVSIVWAGGQDKVPKSVCSESCPPGTRKAVQKGKPVCCFDCIPCADGEISNQTDAIDCMKCPLEYRSNNQRNHCILKAIEFLSFGEIMGMLLMILSLIGACLTTAIAIVFFRFRDTPIVKANNSELSFLLLFSLTLCFLCSLTFIGQPSEWSCMLRHTAFGITFVLCISCVLGKTIVVLMAFRSTLPGNNMMKWFGPAQQRLTLFAFTFIQALICTLWLILSPPFPNKNMNSFKDRIILECDLGSAAAFYAVLGYIGFLAAMCFVLAFLARNLPDNFNEAKFITFSMLIFCAVWITFIPAYISSPGKYTVAVEIFAILSSSFGLLFCIFAPKCYIILLKPEKNTKKHLMGKVPSK; this comes from the exons ATGCTACTCATGGCAGTAATATTAACTGCTCTTTTAACAAGGGCAGATGAGCCTGTTTGCAGTTTGCGAGGCAGACCACAATTGCCTCAGTTTTCAAAGGATGGAGACATTACAATTGGAGGAATCTTTCAATTACACCACAACCTTGTGAATGCCAAACCTGCCTTTAAAGGAGAGCCTGAACCACTAAAATGCAAAAA TGTCAAATTCAGAGAATTCCAGTTTGCTCAAACCATGATATTTGCCactgaagaaataaacaacagaacagATATACTCCCTGGTATTTCATTGGGTTATAAGATATATGATGACTGTAGCGCCATACCTTTGGCTATAAGAGCAGGGATGGCTTTAGTGAATGAACAGGAAGAAAATATGTACTCTAACAAGTCCTGTACCAAACCATCTACTGTCCATGCCATAATAGGACCCTCTAGTTCTTCACCAACTATAGGAATTGCGACAACCATAAGAGCTTTTCACATACCAGTG ATTAGTCACTTTGCAACATGTGAATGTTTGAGTAACAGGAATAAGTACCCTTCATTTTTCAGAACCATACCAAGTGATTATTATCAAAGCAGAGCCCTGGCACAGCTTGTAAAGCATTTCGGATGGACTTGGTTTGGGACAATTAGAAGTAACAATGATTATGGCAACTCAGGAATGGCTACTTTTGTGAAAGCAGCCAGGCAGGAGGGAGTTTGTATTGAATATTCAGAAGCCATTTATAGAACTGATCCGAGAGAGAAGATTCTTAAAGCAGTAGATGTTATCAAGAAGGGCACTGCAAAAGTTATTGTAGCTTTCCTGTCTCAAGGAGAGATGGCAGTTTTGTTACAAGAAATGTTGCTTCAGAATGTTACTGGTTTTCAGTGGATAGGAAGTGAAGCTTGGATTTCTGACAAAAACCTTGCAGCAGGAGAAAGCTACAGAGTTCTGGGTGGAGCACTGGGTTTCACAGTCACTAATGCAGTAATTACAGGTTTGGAGGAGTTTTTACTGAACGTCCGTCCATCTGATACCCCTGGGAATTCAGGCTTTAAAGATTTCTGGGAAACTGTTTTCAGCTGCACCCTGACTACCCAAGAAAATACCTCACCGGTTAATCCATGTACAGGGTCTGAGAATTTAGCAGAGATAAAGAATGAGTACACTGATGTAACTGATCTGGGAAATGCCAACGATGTATATGAAGCTGTGTATGCTGTAGCCCATTCACTACACAATCTGTTTACATGCAAAACTGACCAGGGACCTTTTGCTGGTAAGACATGTGCAAATAAGAAGAAGATTGAACCATGGCAG GTAGTGCATTACCTGAAAACGGTTAATTTCACTACCAAGAATGGAGATAGTGTTTATTTTGATGAGAATGGGGATCCAACTGCAAGATATGCATTAGTTAACTGGCAACTCAATAAGCAGAGCATGACGAAATTTGTTACAGTTGGTCTCTATGATGCATCTTTACTGGAAGGACAACAGTTTATTATGAATAACGTCAGTATTGTTTGGGCAGGTGGTCAGGATAAG GTGCCtaaatcagtgtgcagtgagagctgtcctccaggcactcggaaggctgttcagaaaggaaagcctgtttgttgctttgactgCATACCATGTGCTGATGGAGAAATCAGCAATCAGACAG atgcTATTGATTGTATGAAGTGCCCTTTGGAATACAGGTCGAATAACCAAAGAAACCACTGCATCTTAAAAGCCATTGAATTCCTGTCATTTGGAGAAATCATGGGGATGTTGCTGATGATCCTTTCATTGATTGGGGCTTGTTTAACCACTGCTATAGCGATTGTTTTCTTTCGATTCAGAGATACCCCCATTGTTAAAGCTAATAACTCTGAACTCAGTTTccttcttctgttttcattaacactgtgtttcctttgttcactTACTTTCATTGGCCAGCCCTCTGAGTGGTCCTGTATGTTGCGCCACACTGCCTTTGGGATCACATTTGTCCTGTGCATTTCTTGTGTTCTGGGGAAAACAATAGTCGTGTTAATGGCATTTAGGTCTACCCTTCCTGGTAATAATATGATGAAATGGTTTGGGCCAGCCCAGCAGCGGCTAACTCTTTTtgcattcacattcattcagGCCTTAATTTGCACTCTTTGGTTAATTCTATCCCCtccttttccaaacaaaaacatgaactctTTCAAAGACAGAATCATTTTAGAATGTGACctgggatctgcagcagcattttatgcTGTGTTAGGGTATATTGGGTTTCTTGCTGCCATGTGCTTTGTGCTCGCTTTTCTGGCTCGTAACCTACCAGATAACTTTAATGAAGCTAAATTCATTACATTTAGCATGCTCATATTCTGTGCTGTTTGGATCACTTTTATCCCAGCTTACATCAGTTCACCTGGGAAGTATACAGTTGCTGTagaaatatttgcaattttatcttccagctttggtttgctcttctgtatttttgctcctaaatgttatattatattacttaagcctgagaagaatacaaaaaaacatttgatgggaAAAGTGCCCTCAAAGTaa
- the LOC121323498 gene encoding extracellular calcium-sensing receptor-like, with the protein MLLMAVILTALLTRADEPVCSLRGRPELPQFSKDGDITIGGIFQLHHNLVDAKPAFKGEPEPLKCKDVKFREFQFAQTMIFATEEINNSSDILPGISLGYKIYDDCSAIPLAIRAGMALVNEQEENMYSNKSCTKPSTVHAIIGPSSSSPAIGIATTIRAFHIPLISHFATCECLSNRNKYPSFFRTIPSDYYQSRALAQLVKHFGWTWVGTIRSDNDYGNSGMATFVKAARQEGVCIEYTETIYRTYPREKIIKTIDVIKKSSSKVIVVFTSYTDFNFLLKELLFQNATGFQWLGTESWISDNNLAAGESYRVLGGALGFAVRNAVITGLEEFLLNVRPSDIPGNSGLKDFWETIFSCTLTNPEKTSPVNPCTGSENLADIKNQYTDVTDLGNANNVYKAVYAVAHSLHNMFTCKSGQGPFAGNTCANKKKIEPWQVAHYLKTVNFTTKNGVNVYFDENGDPTAKYALVNWQLNKQSMTKCVTVGLYDASLPEGQQFIMNNVSIVWAGGQDKVPKSVCSESCPPGTRKAVQKGKPVCCFDCIPCADGEISNQTDAIDCMKCPLEYRSNNQRNHCILKAIEFLSFGEIMGMLLMILSLIGACLTTAIAIVFFRFRDTPIVKANNSELSFLLLFSLALCFLCSLTFIGQPSEWSCMLRHTAFGITFVLCISCVLGKTIVVLMAFRSTLPGNNMMKWFGPAQQRLTLFAFTFIQALICTLWLILSPPFPNKNMNSFKDRIILECDLGSAAAFYAVLGYIGFLAAMCFVLAFLARNLPDNFNEAKYITFSMLIFCAVWITFIPAYISSPGKYTVAVEIFAILSSSFGLLFCIFAPKCYIILLKPEKNTKKHLMGKVPSKSL; encoded by the exons ATGCTACTCATGGCAGTAATATTAACTGCTCTTTTAACAAGGGCAGATGAACCTGTTTGCAGTTTGCGAGGCAGACCAGAATTGCCTCAGTTTTCAAAGGATGGAGACATTACAATTGGAGGAATCTTTCAATTACACCACAACCTTGTTGATGCCAAACCTGCCTTTAAAGGAGAGCCTGAACCACTGAAATGCaaaga TGTAAAATTCAGAGAATTCCAATTTGCTCAAACCATGATATTTGCCactgaagaaataaacaacagctcAGATATACTCCCTGGTATTTCACTGGGTTATAAGATATATGATGACTGTAGCGCTATACCTTTGGCTATAAGAGCAGGGATGGCTTTAGTGAATGAACAGGAAGAAAATATGTACTCTAACAAGTCCTGTACCAAACCATCTACTGTCCATGCCATAATAGGACCCTCTAGTTCTTCACCAGCTATAGGAATTGCAACAACGATAAGAGCTTTTCACATACCATTG ATTAGTCACTTTGCAACCTGTGAATGTTTGAGTAACAGGAATAAGTACCCTTCATTTTTCAGAACCATACCAAGTGATTATTATCAAAGCAGAGCCCTGGCACAGCTTGTGAAGCATTTCGGATGGACTTGGGTTGGGACAATTAGAAGTGACAATGATTATGGCAACTCAGGAATGGCTACCTTTGTGAAAGCAGCCAGACAGGAGGGTGTTTGTATTGAATATACAGAGACTATTTACAGAACGTATCcaagagaaaaaataattaaaactatagATGTTATAAAAAAGTCATCTTCAAAGGTTATTGTAGTTTTCACTTCTTatacagattttaattttttgcttAAAGAACTGTTGTTTCAGAATGCTACTGGTTTTCAGTGGCTAGGTACTGAATCTTGGATTTCTGACAATAACCTTGCAGCAGGAGAAAGCTACAGAGTTCTGGGTGGGGCACTGGGTTTTGCAGTCCGTAATGCAGTAATTACAGGTTTGGAGGAGTTTTTACTGAACGTCCGTCCATCTGACATCCCTGGGAATTCAGGCTTAAAAGATTTCTGGGAAACTATTTTCAGCTGCACCCTGACTAACCCAGAAAAGACTTCACCTGTTAATCCATGTACAGGGTCTGAGAATTTAGCAGATATAAAGAATCAGTACACTGATGTAACTGATCTAGGAAATGCCAATAATGTCTATAAAGCTGTATATGCTGTAGCCCACTCATTACATAATATGTTTACATGCAAAAGTGGCCAGGGACCTTTTGCTGGCAACACATgtgcaaataaaaagaaaattgaaccATGGCAG GTTGCGCATTATCTGAAAACAGTTAATTTCACTACCAAGAATGGagtgaatgtttattttgatgagAATGGGGATCCAACTGCAAAATATGCATTAGTTAACTGGCAACTCAATAAGCAGAGCATGACAAAATGTGTTACCGTTGGTCTCTATGATGCATCTTTACCGGAAGGACAACAGTTTATTATGAATAACGTCAGTATTGTTTGGGCAGGTGGTCAGGATAAG GTGCCtaaatcagtgtgcagtgagagctgtcctccaggcactcggaaggctgttcagaaaggaaagcctgtttgttgctttgactgCATACCATGTGCTGATGGAGAAATCAGCAATCAGACAG atgcTATTGATTGTATGAAGTGCCCTTTGGAATACAGGTCGAATAACCAAAGAAACCACTGCATCTTAAAAGCCATTGAATTCCTGTCATTTGGAGAAATCATGGGGATGTTGCTGATGATCCTTTCATTGATTGGGGCTTGTTTAACCACTGCTATAGCGATTGTTTTCTTTCGATTCAGAGATACCCCCATTGTTAAAGCTAATAACTCTGAACTCAGTTTccttcttctgttttcattagcactgtgtttcctttgttcactAACTTTCATTGGCCAGCCCTCTGAGTGGTCCTGTATGTTGCGCCACACTGCCTTTGGGATCACATTTGTCCTGTGCATCTCTTGTGTTCTGGGGAAAACAATAGTCGTGTTAATGGCGTTTAGGTCTACCCTTCCTGGTAATAATATGATGAAATGGTTTGGGCCAGCCCAGCAGCGGCTAACTCTTTTtgcattcacattcattcagGCCTTAATTTGCACTCTTTGGTTAATTCTATCCCCtccttttccaaacaaaaacatgaactctTTCAAAGACAGAATCATTTTAGAATGTGACctgggatctgcagcagcattttatgcTGTGTTAGGGTATATTGGGTTTCTTGCTGCCATGTGCTTTGTGCTCGCTTTTCTGGCTCGTAACCTACCAGATAACTTTAATGAagctaaatacattacatttagcatgCTCATATTCTGTGCTGTCTGGATCACTTTCATTCCAGCTTACATCAGTTCACCTGGAAAGTACACAGTTGCTGTagaaatatttgcaattttatcttccagctttggtttgctcttctgtatttttgctcctaaatgttatattatattacttaagcctgagaagaatacaaaaaaacatttgatgggaAAAGTGCCCTCAAAATCACTTTAG